In one window of Ovis aries strain OAR_USU_Benz2616 breed Rambouillet chromosome 3, ARS-UI_Ramb_v3.0, whole genome shotgun sequence DNA:
- the NAB2 gene encoding NGFI-A-binding protein 2 isoform X2, producing MHRAASPTAEQPPGGGDSARRTPQPRLKPSSRAMALPRTLGELQLYRVLQRANLLSYYETFIQQGGDDVQQLCEAGEEEFLEIMALVGMATKPLHVRRLQKALREWATNPGLFSQPVPAVPVSSIPLFKISETAGTRKGSMSNGHGSPGEKAGSARSFSPKSPLELGEKLSPLPGGPGAGDPRIWPGRSTPESDVGAGGEEEAGSPPFSPPAGGGGPEVTGAGGLAAAGTGSGPDRLEPEMVRMVVESVERIFRSFPRGDAGEVTSLLKLNKKLARSVGHIFEMDDNDSQKEEEIRKYSIIYGRFDSKRREGKQLSLHELTINEAAAQFCMRDNTLLLRRVELFSLSRQVARESTYLSSLKGSRLHPEELGGPPLKKLKQEVGEQSHSEIQQPPPGPESYAPPFRPSLEEDSASLSGESLDGHLQEFEEGLLDRCPAPGPHPALVEGRRNSVKVEAEASRQ from the exons ATGCACAGAGCTGCCTCCCCCACAGCCGAGCAGCCGCCGGGCGGAGGGGACAGCGCCCGCCGGACTCCGCAGCCCAGACTCAA GCCCAGTTCCCGAGCCATGGCCCTGCCTCGGACCCTGGGGGAGCTGCAGCTGTACCGGGTCCTTCAGCGTGCCAACCTTCTTTCCTACTACGAGACCTTCATCCAGCAGGGAGGGGACGACGTGCAGCAGCTGTGCGAGGCGGGGGAGGAGGAGTTCCTGGAGATCATGGCGCTCGTGGGCATGGCCACTAAGCCCCTCCACGTCCGACGCCTGCAGAAGGCACTGAGAGAGTGGGCCACCAACCCAGGGCTTTTCAGCCAGCCTGTGCCTGCAGTGCCTGTCTCCAGCATCCCACTCTTCAAGATCTCTGAGACGGCAGGGACCCGGAAAGGGAGCATGAGCAATGGGCATGGCAGCCCGGGGGAAAAGGCGGGCAGTGCCCGCAGTTTTAGCCCCAAGAGCCCCCTTGAACTTGGAGAGAAGCTGTCACCATTGCCTGGGGGCCCTGGGGCGGGGGACCCCCGGATCTGGCCAGGCCGGAGCACTCCAGAGTCTGatgttggggcaggaggagaagaggaggctgGCTCACCCCCGTTTTCCCCACCAGCAGGGGGAGGCGGCCCTGAGGTgactggggctgggggcctggcagCAGCTGGGACTGGGAGTGGTCCAGATCGACTGGAGCCAGAGATGGTGCGCATGGTGGTGGAGAGCGTGGAGAGGATCTTCCGAAGCTTCCCGAGGGGGGATGCTGGGGAGGTGACATCCCTGCTGAAGCTGAACAAGAAGCTGGCACGGAGTGTGGGCCACATCTTTGAGATGGACGATAACGACagccagaaggaagaggagatcCGCAAGTACAGCATCATCTACGGCCGCTTTGACTCCAAGCGGCGGGAGGGCAAGCAGCTCAGCCTGCACGAG CTGACCATCAACGAGGCTGCTGCCCAGTTCTGCATGAGGGACAACACCCTCTTACTGCGGAGGGTGGAACTCTTCTCCCTGTCCCGCCAAGTGGCCCGAGAGAGCACCTACCTGTCCTCCTTGAAGGGTTCCAG GCTCCACCCTGAAGAACTGGGAGGCCCcccactgaagaaactgaaacaagAG GTTGGAGAACAAAGTCACTCTGAAATCCAGCAGCCTCCTCCTGGCCCTGAATCCTATGCTCCCCCATTCCGCCCCAGCCTGGAGGAAGACAGCGCCAGTCTGTCTGGGGAGAGCCTGGATGGGCACTTGCAGG AGTTCGAGGAGGGGCTTCTGGACCGATGCCCAGCCCCAGGACCGCATCCTGCGCTGGTGGAAGGTCGGAGGAACAGCGTGAAAGTGGAGGCTGAGGCCAGCCGGCAGTGA
- the NAB2 gene encoding NGFI-A-binding protein 2 isoform X1, with translation MHRAASPTAEQPPGGGDSARRTPQPRLKPSSRAMALPRTLGELQLYRVLQRANLLSYYETFIQQGGDDVQQLCEAGEEEFLEIMALVGMATKPLHVRRLQKALREWATNPGLFSQPVPAVPVSSIPLFKISETAGTRKGSMSNGHGSPGEKAGSARSFSPKSPLELGEKLSPLPGGPGAGDPRIWPGRSTPESDVGAGGEEEAGSPPFSPPAGGGGPEVTGAGGLAAAGTGSGPDRLEPEMVRMVVESVERIFRSFPRGDAGEVTSLLKLNKKLARSVGHIFEMDDNDSQKEEEIRKYSIIYGRFDSKRREGKQLSLHELTINEAAAQFCMRDNTLLLRRVELFSLSRQVARESTYLSSLKGSRLHPEELGGPPLKKLKQEVGEQSHSEIQQPPPGPESYAPPFRPSLEEDSASLSGESLDGHLQAVGSCPRLTPPPADLPLALPAHGLWSRHILQQTLMDEGLRLARLVSHDRVGRLSPCVPAKPPLAEFEEGLLDRCPAPGPHPALVEGRRNSVKVEAEASRQ, from the exons ATGCACAGAGCTGCCTCCCCCACAGCCGAGCAGCCGCCGGGCGGAGGGGACAGCGCCCGCCGGACTCCGCAGCCCAGACTCAA GCCCAGTTCCCGAGCCATGGCCCTGCCTCGGACCCTGGGGGAGCTGCAGCTGTACCGGGTCCTTCAGCGTGCCAACCTTCTTTCCTACTACGAGACCTTCATCCAGCAGGGAGGGGACGACGTGCAGCAGCTGTGCGAGGCGGGGGAGGAGGAGTTCCTGGAGATCATGGCGCTCGTGGGCATGGCCACTAAGCCCCTCCACGTCCGACGCCTGCAGAAGGCACTGAGAGAGTGGGCCACCAACCCAGGGCTTTTCAGCCAGCCTGTGCCTGCAGTGCCTGTCTCCAGCATCCCACTCTTCAAGATCTCTGAGACGGCAGGGACCCGGAAAGGGAGCATGAGCAATGGGCATGGCAGCCCGGGGGAAAAGGCGGGCAGTGCCCGCAGTTTTAGCCCCAAGAGCCCCCTTGAACTTGGAGAGAAGCTGTCACCATTGCCTGGGGGCCCTGGGGCGGGGGACCCCCGGATCTGGCCAGGCCGGAGCACTCCAGAGTCTGatgttggggcaggaggagaagaggaggctgGCTCACCCCCGTTTTCCCCACCAGCAGGGGGAGGCGGCCCTGAGGTgactggggctgggggcctggcagCAGCTGGGACTGGGAGTGGTCCAGATCGACTGGAGCCAGAGATGGTGCGCATGGTGGTGGAGAGCGTGGAGAGGATCTTCCGAAGCTTCCCGAGGGGGGATGCTGGGGAGGTGACATCCCTGCTGAAGCTGAACAAGAAGCTGGCACGGAGTGTGGGCCACATCTTTGAGATGGACGATAACGACagccagaaggaagaggagatcCGCAAGTACAGCATCATCTACGGCCGCTTTGACTCCAAGCGGCGGGAGGGCAAGCAGCTCAGCCTGCACGAG CTGACCATCAACGAGGCTGCTGCCCAGTTCTGCATGAGGGACAACACCCTCTTACTGCGGAGGGTGGAACTCTTCTCCCTGTCCCGCCAAGTGGCCCGAGAGAGCACCTACCTGTCCTCCTTGAAGGGTTCCAG GCTCCACCCTGAAGAACTGGGAGGCCCcccactgaagaaactgaaacaagAG GTTGGAGAACAAAGTCACTCTGAAATCCAGCAGCCTCCTCCTGGCCCTGAATCCTATGCTCCCCCATTCCGCCCCAGCCTGGAGGAAGACAGCGCCAGTCTGTCTGGGGAGAGCCTGGATGGGCACTTGCAGG CTGTGGGGTCATGTCCAAGGCTGACGCCGCCCCCTGCTGACCTGCCTCTGGCATTGCCAGCCCACGGGCTGTGGAGCCGCCACATCCTGCAGCAGACACTGATGGATGAGGGGCTGCGGCTAGCCCGCCTCGTCTCCCATGACCGCGTGGGCCGCCTCAGCCCCTGTGTGCCTGCGAAGCCGCCTCTCGCAG AGTTCGAGGAGGGGCTTCTGGACCGATGCCCAGCCCCAGGACCGCATCCTGCGCTGGTGGAAGGTCGGAGGAACAGCGTGAAAGTGGAGGCTGAGGCCAGCCGGCAGTGA